In Candidatus Cloacimonadaceae bacterium, one genomic interval encodes:
- a CDS encoding aldehyde ferredoxin oxidoreductase C-terminal domain-containing protein, whose protein sequence is MEHKMRKVLAEFSYALKPIEKGYNRRSLYINLGDRVIKEKPVTDLMIDKFVGGKGFDLYLMWHGVKDDTKWDSPENELCIAFGPLCGNTSYPGSGKSIVTTISPLTGIPVDCNVGGHFGPYTKFSGFDALELQGKSDEEVIVYIDGDKGVVKILSADDQEINSHIFAERLIEEFAEGPDKFQFVSVVSSGEAANSALITCLNFSFWDKRRKVARLKQAGRGGTGRVFRDKKIKALVVKYSGLKVDTNNSVDLETLQKTGLKLHKEIEAGDATQCHMREIGTAHLMEIMNDYDLLPIRNFKYGQKPEAITLASWEFKKLFTQGMADGCWYGCSLSCCKAVDGFLPRSGPYKGQPVCVDGPEYETAAGCGSNLCIWDPKDVVELNFYCDTYGIDTISFGTSVAFCMECYEYGILDKEKTGGLDLTWGNAEATFEIIHQMARGEGFGKIVGLGVRRMKAIFADQYGADPKLLQDIGMEAKGLEYSQYMSKESLAQQGGYTLALKGPQHDEAWLIFMDMVNNRIPTFEDKAEALHYFPMFRTWFGLQGLCKLPWNDIEPANNAETDEPAKVPEHVQNYVDIYKAITGKPLDKHELIRQSERVYNFQKVFCMRMGGGRRIDDMPPYRAVGPVTEEEYLSRQERYDKQLTEKIGIDPTGKSTSEKMAIMREHREDQYRQLVDSVYRRKGWTPDGFPTVEHLKSIGMDLPEVLEVIQRYTK, encoded by the coding sequence ATGGAACATAAAATGCGCAAAGTCCTGGCAGAATTCAGCTATGCCCTCAAACCAATCGAAAAAGGCTATAATCGCCGTAGCCTTTATATCAACCTTGGCGACAGAGTTATCAAAGAAAAACCAGTGACCGACCTGATGATCGACAAATTCGTCGGTGGCAAGGGTTTTGACTTGTATCTGATGTGGCATGGGGTCAAAGACGACACCAAGTGGGACAGCCCGGAAAATGAACTCTGCATCGCTTTCGGTCCGCTTTGCGGAAACACCAGCTATCCTGGAAGCGGAAAATCCATCGTCACAACGATTTCTCCACTCACCGGAATTCCAGTTGATTGCAACGTCGGCGGACATTTTGGTCCTTACACAAAGTTTTCAGGTTTTGATGCACTTGAGCTTCAAGGCAAATCAGACGAGGAAGTGATCGTCTATATCGACGGCGACAAAGGTGTCGTCAAGATACTCTCCGCCGATGATCAGGAAATAAACAGCCACATTTTTGCCGAGCGTTTGATCGAGGAATTTGCCGAAGGTCCCGATAAGTTTCAGTTCGTCTCCGTCGTGTCTTCCGGCGAAGCCGCAAACTCTGCTCTCATCACCTGTCTAAATTTCTCTTTCTGGGACAAACGCCGCAAGGTCGCACGGCTCAAACAAGCCGGGCGTGGTGGCACTGGAAGAGTCTTCCGTGATAAAAAGATCAAAGCCCTCGTGGTAAAATATTCCGGACTCAAAGTAGATACAAACAACTCCGTTGATCTGGAGACGCTGCAAAAGACAGGTCTCAAGCTCCATAAAGAGATCGAAGCCGGGGACGCGACTCAATGCCACATGCGCGAGATCGGCACTGCCCACCTGATGGAGATCATGAACGACTATGACCTCCTCCCCATCCGCAATTTCAAATATGGGCAAAAGCCCGAAGCCATTACCCTCGCCTCCTGGGAGTTTAAAAAGCTCTTCACTCAAGGCATGGCTGACGGTTGCTGGTATGGCTGCTCGCTCTCATGCTGCAAAGCTGTGGACGGATTTTTGCCCCGTAGCGGACCATATAAAGGACAGCCTGTTTGCGTGGACGGACCTGAATATGAAACCGCGGCGGGCTGTGGATCAAACCTCTGCATCTGGGATCCCAAGGACGTGGTCGAGCTCAATTTCTATTGCGACACCTACGGTATTGATACGATTTCCTTTGGCACCAGTGTCGCCTTCTGCATGGAATGCTATGAATACGGCATTCTGGACAAAGAGAAGACCGGCGGTCTTGATCTGACTTGGGGAAATGCCGAGGCAACGTTTGAGATCATCCATCAAATGGCTCGCGGAGAAGGATTTGGCAAGATCGTGGGCTTGGGCGTGCGTCGCATGAAAGCCATCTTTGCAGACCAGTATGGCGCTGATCCCAAACTCTTGCAGGACATCGGCATGGAAGCCAAGGGGCTGGAATATTCCCAATATATGAGCAAAGAATCTCTGGCGCAACAGGGCGGATACACACTCGCGCTCAAGGGTCCGCAACACGACGAAGCCTGGCTGATCTTCATGGATATGGTCAATAACCGCATTCCCACTTTTGAGGACAAAGCCGAGGCACTGCATTATTTCCCCATGTTCCGCACCTGGTTTGGCTTGCAGGGTCTTTGCAAACTCCCCTGGAACGACATCGAACCAGCCAATAATGCCGAAACGGACGAACCAGCCAAGGTTCCCGAACACGTCCAAAACTATGTGGACATCTACAAAGCGATTACCGGAAAGCCGCTGGACAAACATGAACTAATTCGGCAATCCGAGCGAGTCTATAACTTCCAAAAGGTCTTTTGTATGCGCATGGGCGGCGGCAGACGCATCGATGATATGCCTCCCTACCGCGCAGTCGGACCGGTCACCGAGGAAGAATATCTCTCCCGTCAAGAACGCTATGACAAGCAACTAACTGAAAAGATCGGCATCGATCCCACCGGTAAATCCACTTCGGAGAAAATGGCGATCATGCGTGAGCATCGCGAAGACCAATACCGCCAGCTTGTGGACAGCGTCTATCGAAGAAAAGGCTGGACTCCGGATGGCTTTCCAACCGTCGAACACCTCAAATCCATCGGCATGGACCTTCCCGAAGTGTTAGAAGTCATCCAACGCTACACAAAGTGA
- a CDS encoding VOC family protein, producing the protein MKGKLHHVEIYVRDLAKSTDFWGWLLGRLGYHVHQQWDDGISYILEDCYIVFVQTEERFQEPAYHRCRTGLNHLAFRGSSRDFVDEITIELRAKNTTILYEDRHPHAGGDESYAVFFEDPDRIKVEITAEGGKGWKGIPVAQHATAAEEKNHQT; encoded by the coding sequence ATGAAAGGAAAACTGCACCACGTGGAGATCTATGTCCGCGACCTGGCAAAAAGCACGGATTTCTGGGGCTGGCTGTTGGGGCGTCTGGGCTATCACGTTCACCAACAATGGGATGACGGCATCAGCTATATATTGGAGGATTGCTACATCGTGTTCGTCCAGACGGAAGAACGTTTTCAAGAGCCTGCCTATCATCGCTGCCGCACTGGTTTGAACCATCTCGCATTTCGTGGAAGCTCGCGGGATTTCGTAGATGAGATCACCATTGAACTCCGCGCCAAAAACACCACGATCCTCTATGAAGACCGGCATCCCCACGCAGGTGGCGATGAATCTTATGCTGTTTTCTTTGAAGATCCTGATCGGATCAAAGTAGAGATCACTGCGGAGGGGGGGAAGGGGTGGAAAGGAATCCCTGTAGCGCAGCATGCCACTGCTGCGGAGGAAAAAAACCATCAAACATAA
- a CDS encoding OsmC family protein: MSSKITTTWVDNMTFDAEISGYHILMDADPEWGGEDRGTRPKPLLLAALSGCSGLDAVSILKKMQITNYQFHMDLEADSTSEHPIVYHTIRFNFYFEGDNLPADKIVKAVKLSTERYCGVMAMLQKAANITIKIFINNNEVEQ; the protein is encoded by the coding sequence ATGTCAAGTAAAATTACGACCACCTGGGTCGATAACATGACCTTTGATGCGGAGATATCCGGTTACCACATTCTCATGGATGCCGATCCTGAGTGGGGTGGAGAAGACCGGGGAACGCGTCCCAAACCTTTGCTACTGGCTGCCCTGAGCGGTTGTTCCGGATTGGACGCGGTATCTATTCTTAAAAAAATGCAGATCACTAACTATCAATTTCACATGGATTTGGAGGCGGATTCCACCAGCGAACACCCCATCGTCTATCACACGATTCGTTTCAACTTCTATTTTGAAGGGGATAACCTGCCCGCGGATAAGATTGTGAAAGCAGTCAAGCTTTCAACCGAGCGATATTGCGGGGTGATGGCAATGCTGCAAAAAGCCGCCAATATCACGATTAAGATATTCATCAACAACAACGAGGTGGAACAATAA
- the radA gene encoding DNA repair protein RadA, producing MPIVFFCSDCGFETSKWSGKCPSCGSWSTLKESTRTTGKAGKAASVESRKNPPQRIVDLKYTEVQRLATGIDEFDLVIGGGIVSGMLILIGGEPGIGKSTLMLQISQWLGEKQKKILYASGEESMEQIRLRSTRLGVSSENIWLLCTNSTEQIIEVVEENPPDILIVDSIQSISIASMDSIPGSITQLRESCNRLMRVAKTMNLPIFLVGHVTKEGIVAGPKIIEHMVDTVLYFEGELRGHYKILRAVKNRFGSTNEIGIFEMTNLGLVQVPNPNHIFLSNETIHNGTSIGCIVEGSRSFIVEVQTIATGSNYGTPQRVVVGLEQKKLAILLAILEKNLPLYLRNSDVFVNLAGGIRSADPSLDLAILAAIISSLKDTPLPPNSVFIGEVGLNGEIRPVSQIEARVNEAVKLGYDRIYISAYAKTKHRSKVIKFKDVKALYSLFQ from the coding sequence ATGCCAATAGTATTTTTTTGTAGCGATTGCGGATTCGAAACGAGCAAGTGGAGCGGCAAATGCCCTTCCTGCGGGAGCTGGAGCACTCTCAAAGAGAGCACCCGTACCACTGGAAAAGCGGGTAAAGCGGCGAGCGTTGAATCGCGAAAGAATCCGCCCCAACGCATAGTCGACTTGAAATATACCGAAGTCCAAAGACTGGCGACCGGGATCGACGAATTTGACCTTGTCATCGGAGGTGGCATCGTTTCCGGCATGCTCATCCTGATTGGCGGAGAGCCCGGCATCGGCAAATCCACCCTGATGTTGCAGATTTCCCAGTGGTTGGGCGAAAAACAGAAAAAAATCCTCTATGCCTCCGGTGAAGAAAGCATGGAACAAATCCGACTGCGCAGCACACGTCTGGGTGTCTCCAGCGAAAACATCTGGCTACTTTGCACCAACAGCACCGAACAGATCATCGAAGTTGTGGAAGAAAATCCCCCCGATATATTAATCGTCGATTCCATCCAATCGATCAGCATCGCCTCCATGGATTCCATCCCAGGCAGCATCACCCAGCTCCGCGAAAGCTGCAACCGGCTCATGCGTGTGGCAAAAACGATGAATCTGCCCATCTTTCTCGTTGGACACGTTACCAAAGAAGGCATCGTCGCCGGACCAAAGATCATCGAACACATGGTCGATACCGTTCTTTATTTTGAAGGGGAGCTGCGCGGTCATTACAAGATCCTGCGTGCGGTCAAAAACCGTTTCGGCTCCACTAATGAGATCGGCATCTTCGAGATGACGAATCTCGGGCTCGTCCAAGTTCCCAATCCAAACCACATCTTTCTGAGCAACGAAACGATCCACAACGGCACTTCCATCGGCTGCATCGTCGAAGGCAGCAGATCCTTCATCGTGGAAGTGCAAACCATTGCCACTGGTTCTAACTATGGCACGCCCCAGCGCGTCGTCGTCGGTTTGGAACAGAAAAAACTGGCAATCCTGCTGGCGATACTGGAAAAGAATCTGCCGCTCTATCTTCGCAACAGCGACGTCTTCGTGAACCTCGCAGGTGGAATCCGCAGTGCCGATCCGAGCCTTGATCTTGCAATTCTTGCAGCAATCATATCCAGCCTTAAAGACACCCCCCTGCCACCAAATTCGGTATTCATCGGCGAAGTCGGTCTCAATGGAGAGATCCGCCCCGTTTCACAGATCGAAGCCCGCGTCAACGAAGCCGTCAAGCTCGGCTACGATAGGATCTACATCTCCGCCTATGCCAAGACCAAGCACCGATCCAAAGTGATCAAGTTCAAGGACGTGAAAGCGCTTTACAGTCTGTTTCAATAG
- a CDS encoding thioredoxin family protein, with translation MKLNIIIIMVSLIAVLGCTPAQTPQENAAPVVNEQEVTPSFEEAMSSYQSGTWITDWDQALAASKELGRPVLIDFTGSDWCGWCIKLKGEVFSKPAFIEYAKDNLILLMIDFPRKRKLPVEQQTANQKLAEKFEVEGFPTIVLVNETGKEIKRTGYQPGGPEKYIDHIKSLLPK, from the coding sequence ATGAAACTCAACATAATCATCATAATGGTTTCTCTGATCGCGGTTTTGGGATGCACTCCCGCACAAACACCGCAAGAGAATGCCGCCCCTGTAGTTAATGAACAGGAAGTCACACCGTCCTTTGAAGAAGCGATGTCTTCCTACCAAAGCGGTACATGGATCACGGATTGGGATCAAGCCCTGGCTGCCTCCAAAGAACTGGGACGTCCGGTGCTAATCGATTTCACCGGCTCCGATTGGTGTGGATGGTGCATCAAGCTCAAAGGCGAAGTGTTTTCAAAACCGGCGTTTATTGAGTATGCCAAGGATAATCTGATCTTGCTGATGATTGATTTTCCCCGTAAAAGGAAGCTTCCCGTCGAACAGCAAACCGCAAACCAGAAACTGGCGGAGAAGTTTGAAGTTGAAGGATTCCCCACCATCGTTTTAGTAAACGAAACCGGCAAGGAAATCAAACGCACAGGATATCAACCCGGAGGACCAGAAAAATACATCGATCATATCAAATCCTTGCTACCCAAGTAA
- a CDS encoding MarR family transcriptional regulator, with the protein MNTNAEKFHNLITRLQVVLSEIDYAQKACLQAGKMECQLLNHLYLVKTPVNMNELARVLGVSHSRVTRIMDNLVSKKLVTRRPSEEDRRCWFAIISDKGKKLAENSQQTVVDQQKKILAKIPEKDVDEVYNALKKYVERYEDVLKATYVEY; encoded by the coding sequence ATGAACACTAACGCCGAGAAATTTCACAACCTGATTACGCGTCTGCAAGTTGTGCTGAGCGAAATCGATTATGCCCAAAAGGCTTGTCTGCAAGCCGGAAAAATGGAGTGCCAACTCCTAAACCATCTTTATCTGGTCAAAACCCCGGTGAACATGAATGAGCTGGCAAGAGTGCTGGGAGTTTCCCATAGCCGGGTCACCCGCATCATGGACAACCTGGTCAGCAAGAAACTCGTAACCCGTCGTCCTTCGGAAGAAGATCGTCGCTGCTGGTTTGCCATTATATCGGACAAGGGCAAAAAACTCGCGGAAAACAGCCAGCAAACCGTTGTGGATCAACAAAAGAAGATCCTCGCCAAGATACCGGAAAAAGATGTGGATGAAGTCTATAACGCCTTGAAAAAGTACGTCGAACGCTATGAGGATGTGCTCAAAGCGACTTACGTGGAATATTGA
- a CDS encoding 4Fe-4S binding protein, with amino-acid sequence MKKVLKTYPDKCIACHVCESACANLYFRIDDPERSCIRITETAKLPEMNVCNQCETCVAACPTLALTITPQGVVMVTKKLCIGCYMCVAICPTGSMQTYHGGMHPFKCIACGVCTKSCPVEAIRIVQE; translated from the coding sequence ATGAAAAAAGTGCTGAAGACATATCCGGATAAGTGCATTGCCTGCCACGTCTGCGAAAGCGCGTGCGCGAATCTGTACTTCAGGATAGACGATCCTGAGCGATCCTGTATCCGCATCACGGAGACTGCCAAGCTGCCCGAAATGAACGTTTGCAACCAATGCGAAACCTGTGTCGCAGCTTGCCCGACGCTGGCTCTCACGATCACGCCTCAAGGGGTGGTGATGGTAACCAAAAAGCTCTGTATCGGTTGCTATATGTGCGTCGCCATTTGTCCGACCGGCTCGATGCAAACTTACCATGGAGGTATGCATCCTTTCAAGTGCATCGCTTGCGGTGTTTGCACAAAATCCTGCCCGGTTGAGGCAATCCGGATCGTTCAAGAATAA
- a CDS encoding glutaredoxin domain-containing protein, with the protein MKLSIIVFGTPTCSWCRKVKDFLQAKGHSFKYIDVSVDGKGLRDMVRKSGQQGVPQLWINNVAVVGFDRVKIEQLLNERN; encoded by the coding sequence ATGAAACTAAGTATAATAGTTTTTGGGACTCCGACCTGTTCCTGGTGCAGGAAAGTAAAAGACTTTCTTCAAGCGAAGGGTCATAGTTTCAAATATATAGATGTGTCTGTAGATGGCAAGGGATTGCGAGACATGGTGCGCAAGTCGGGACAACAGGGTGTCCCACAGCTTTGGATTAACAACGTCGCAGTAGTGGGGTTTGATCGGGTAAAGATCGAACAGTTATTAAACGAAAGAAATTAA